The Vanessa atalanta chromosome 12, ilVanAtal1.2, whole genome shotgun sequence nucleotide sequence TGCCAAGAGAACAAGAAGATCAAAGGACTTATAAGGgacaaggttaatatttcttacagcgcaattgtctatgggcgatggcgaacacttaccatgaggtggtcCGGTTCCTTGTTCGcttacctatactataaaaaaagtctgtcttatctgttttaaattaagtaaaatgtcataaatattacattttttaagtcaaaataaCGGAACCAagatggccccgtggttagagcgcatgcatcttaaccgatgatttcttgtgcttaatttgtgtttataattcatctcgtgctcggcgatgaacgaaaacatcgtgatgaaacctgcatgtgtctaatttcaacaaaaaactgccacatgtgtattccaccaacccgcattgaagcagcgtggtggaatatgctccaaaccttctcctcaaacggggaggccttagcccagcagtgggaaatttacagactgttaatgttgttaagtgaaaaatattcaatttttaaatttaattagctaTGATTGTGCGTAGTGACGCCTAATGGTAATAGCTATGGCTACCCAAAATATTTCCCCATTTTTGAAGCAAGAAAAATAGTTTTCTACTTTTTGAActctacattatattttaagtatttgtaaGAGCCCGAGCAATATAAGACTCATGATAGATTTTAATTAGAACAGAGAAATAAATTTACCAATTTTAAATGTCTCCTGTCTTATTTCCTGTAGTACTTTCACTCTCGTGATGTTCTGAAGCAATGCctgaacattttcatttataaacgaCTTCACCCAGACGCTCCATTTTTGTACGCAGCCGGTTATTTCATCCTTGGCTAATGGGTGTAATTCTTTATTTGAAGATAACCtaaaacagtataaaataattacatttttatttaagggaCAATAACGTGTGATAAAATGTCTCCGATTTTAATAGAAGCTCGGCGACAACGACAGCACAATTTAAAAGATTCAAAAAACTGAGTTAGTCGTGGTTCGATTTTCTGACGTTAATGAACTACGAAGCCACTTCGAATTAAAGGTGAGAAATATGAACAAGAGACAATAgtttaaatcaaagaaaaactttttaaaattgtttgacaTATAATCCGAATCAATTGCACCACACCATTTATAGTAGAGCTTTCTTCTGCAACAAAGGTTCGCCCCCCCTCTTCTTAGACGaatgaaattgtaataatcaaattcatatctatttaaaattgtatgcaaaactttaaacaataaatattacacagtaCCTGTAACTAGTTACAGCAGTCGGCAATAGTTTTAAAGCCGATGGGTCACTATACTGCACTAGCTCCAGCAAAGGTTGTGAGTTTGTTTGATAAAGTTCATTGAGTTTTTCTAATACCGCACCTCCTTCATTttctgtaacaataaatataaataatgatgatgTCATAGCTATATAGCTACACTTTCTATAACCTCAATGTCTCTCTCACAATCTGATAAAACATTCCGACAGGTCCAAGAGTCCAAAGGTAAAACCATCATACCACTATGACCCGCTGTTGGAGATATATCATTTCTCAATAAAAACCTATAGGGTTTGGCCAGGGCTGTCGCTTTCACTAACCAGTAGACTGATGAGCCAGTcaacataaataatgaaaataaagaaacatcAATCTTCTTTACTTTAACTCACCGACAAAACAAGCATAGACAAGTTCCACTGTCTTCAAAACAATCTTGACACCATtgacaattttctttttaatttgtgcTTTGACATCTCCTTCAAGTATCTTTGCGAGGTCGAATTGTAATGTTGTTTTAAGACTATTGTTGCTATGGACTCCTATGAGCGTGTTCAGAAGTTGCACCATGGTTTGAGAGTCTAGCAAATAGAGACCCACAAGGCAGGAACAGGCAACCTGGAATAGTATTTCATATCTTTACCatcaattaaatcaataatcatTTTTGTGTGAGCATCTTAACAACTTTTCTgctgttattatatgtataattatcaatattgaGATCTATGTCTTATTTGGttactatttatactatatGCTAATTATTACTACAGAACCCTCAGCATAAACCCTACTCCAACATAGCCTTCTGGCctactgttaaataataatcagagACAATgggatttagacatagacaattttacatcAAATCACAGTCATTACTGTATCGGATTCCTGCACTGTTGGACATGTTAGTTGAGCAATGAGTTTTTCCTAAATTCAGATGTAGCAGCAGCTTAACACTGATGATACATGAAGTATTTACTAACCATAGATTCTTGGTCTGGATTAAATTGATCTGAATTCGTATCCACTTTTAGTTAGCTGAACTAACTCTCATTAGTTATTCTAACACCAAACACAAATACCTAATTATCTGTGTTCATCTATAGACTGCAAGTAGTTAAAGACTATCTACAGAGTCAATATACCACAGACCATGTGCTTACTCAGGCTAACTCACTCATCAAACAGTACACACACAATATTCATGTTTAACAATTGAATGTTACACAGtacatagtaatatatattgtataagatATATCAGATGATCTTTATATGGTTTTTGAGTAACCAGAATGTATAGTATACATAACTTCTTTACAACCATTAAGGAGAACTTTAATCCAGGATCTTGGGATctgcatattaaatataattatataagatggCCAGCAAGGCAGTTATGAATAagtgtgtaaaaatataaataactatccaaggttaaacaaataataatacaatagacataaaaatattatgttcataaaaTTGTCTTCATACCGAAACACTAATATCAACATCTTGCAATGTTTGCCCGCACATATCAACTATAGTCCGACTCAGATTAGACACTGAATACCACTGTTGTTGAACTACCCGTTGTAGCGACTGCATTCCTGGCTTCACATTTTTACTACCAAAGTGAAGTTGTAACCCTGAAACacaatagaaaattaatatgccaaatatataaataaaataagataaatatgaattaaaattgtattttcatcaattattgcataaaaattatgaacattATTTGTTAAAGAATGAGAATAATACCTGTATTAATATGTCTAGCCATAATGAAGAGTTGAGCAGCTTTAACAAAATCATTGACGTTGATACATTTCCAAATTCTTTCTGGTATttccattaataattttatttgtactgaCAAAGTATGTACAGGGTCTACGGTTGCCTGATgactgaaatattaattaactgtGTAGACTGattttcattcaattcaattaaaatttatatagcaAGAATGTTTAAGAtggagaaataattattatagcataCAAATTCACAAAttctattgatatttaatattaaagcttACACATAGTGTGACATATTTCAACTTGGCAATGTTTGCATTAACAGCCAAACACAAGGaaagttataaacacaaattaatataagaGTGAATTCATTAATGTCTGTTTTGGTTTGAATTGaattggatttttaaataatgattaattattttaaataaaaataccttggactctgaattaaatttttgtctatctTAAAACCTACTAAATGTGTATCGTGCAGGCTCTTGCAAGCCACCATCATATCATTTATGTGATTCAAAGTACTACTAGATGTATCTTTCATTTCTTCTATTGTGTCAGCTGCATGAATTAGGTCTCTATATCTttctctgtaataaaaaaataagcaactaTTTATAACATAGCTTACCCTCTTACCACaattattcatacaataaaaaaaaaaaaaattacaaaatgtcttttttaccataataattatgattatattaaaaaacttgcattatacaaaaataataagaatcaaTTAACACTTTCGGTAGCGTtatgattgaattaaaatataattttgcattCAAAAAATTTGACCATCTTACACCTAACCTTATATCCTGATATACAttacatcaataattattttctgtgtaataaaaagtatgtttaattaattattatacatatttctcaCCCAACCATAGCCCGCAGCTCCTCTCTTTTCCTTTCAATTTcatattgtagttttttttgtacCTGATCTATATCATTAATGTAATACGTTTGGAATAGTTGATCTGGAACAATGTCCAACAAGTTGGGTTGGTCCATATTTATTACTCTATATgtccatataatataaataaaactttaactttaaaatcGTCTAACTATTTGCAACAAATAGTCCAATATAATCAACATTCAAGTATATCGTCAACAAATTAATGTCATGTGTCACTGTCCAGAGTGACAAATATGTCCAATGTTAGTTTTGAAATGTGTTGACTTGAAATTCAGTAATACCTGTCCTAGCACAGAaaacatttgatattaattttaaatcaaatataaaaatagtatattatctctaaaattagatataactttattaaattttcgatATACCTTCTCAAAATCTAAaaacactaaattaaaaaaaaatcgtgtgtGCTTATAGTTTTAACAACAATCGCTTGGAAAGCAATTTTCTCTTCGAGCGCATCGACTTTGCTAACTAcatctcaaataaatatttcaacataattattaacatcCTTTCTAAGATTTTGaactaaaatgataaaaaaatattgaacaacatatTATTAAGACTTGTGtacattcgtttttataaaattggtagTGTACATAATTAGGCAACTCTTTGCTAATCTAATTACGGTTGGAAGAGCGTTGTGGAATCAGCCCTACCTTCTCTTCGAAATGAGAGAATGCCTTACCCAGGCAGTGTGACATTTAGAAGGACTGTTACAATAGTTTTGAAATAAGGACTGATAATGAAACAAACATCAAACTCATATAAGTACTATCCGCTTAACGATAAATTTTGTAGAAATAACACGAAGCTGTTAAGCTTCACTTAACATTGTGCATAAAACATCGTTTtccttccttttttttaaaaaaaaaaaaccattttaattaatgCATTCTAGAGAAGGTAATCTAAACTTAACTAAACTTTCGTacggtattttttgtttaactgATGAATATTTGTCGGCTTAACTGGCATAAGTTAGCGgtcttaataaatatgtattcctGGTGAGTTTCTATGGATTTTGATTTATTGGGATATTTAGCATAACAGTATTgctagaaaatattttgtactataaatatattcttaaagaccagaagtgaaaattattttttaaaaagaatagacAAATAACTATCtgacttaaattactttaaacgaataataattCACAACAAAAACGAACTCCAAAccgaaaaatttaatataactcagAAATTGTGTATTCGAAACAAGAATTCCACTCCCAAGAGTATAGCTAGCCTTTGTGACAGACAATCACATGccctttttgtaaattattaattttacgttaCAAACTATCGATGCATTAGGTACTGCTGTGTTAGCTGTGTTAGTTCATATATGTTatgattattaatgaataatgcAAAACCTTGcaataaaaatgctttaattgtgttttgaccttttattttgtttcatttaacgGACCCATTTAGCTTGAAGTTCCACTGGACCACAAGATACCCTTTGTTATTGCCTATTGAGATTATCACTTCTGTCTACTTCACTGCACTTCACTGTCTTAGTACATCACTTCGTACACTGTAGCCTTCTTGTCCCCAGATCCTGTCACTATAAATTTATCATCCGCTGATATATCACAACTGAGCACCGATGATGATTCTTTagactgtaaataaaaataatactttatatacttataactactaaaactacaaaaaaatagcatgtaacaatatttctttacttttaCTAAATAACATTGATTCAATGTCAGTTAAAAAATTGCAACATGGTTAAAATGAGTatgtatattaatcaataaaacaaaatcttgcttagtaaatatatacaatacacattaaagaaaaaaaaaactcaattgaCTGGTAAacgaaaaaaattgtttattttagttaattcaaTAATCTGACCTGAAATATACTAGCACCGTACGGCGTACGCCATGCGTTCAGCAGGTTATCCTTCCCTGTTGACACGAACCATTTGCCGCAAGCCGCGAAACGTAGCGACAGCACGCATGATTCGTGTAACACAAGCTGATAACGATCCGGCTTACCAGCGTGTAACACTTCCACGTGAGAGTTCTCCATACCCACAGCAAGCCATGAACCTGTTaagaaaaaggttttaaatttaactgtttCCATATATTATGCTATTTTTGTATGGCAACATtaacagtgatttttttttaatatatcaataatggTATATTTTTCCTAATACTTATagctataataatgtataatagtaTCTTTAGAATATGTTTGTATAATAGTGTCACATGTAGCTCATTTGATTGAGTTGAAAACTTACACAtcagtttttataatttgtttctaaATTTCTGGAATAATaccataaataaacattagatAAAGACCATTAAATCTCATGCTATAAACACAACATGAAActaaatgtttcaaataatatagtacACTTTCAGTATGCaattactacaaaaaaatactataatttaattttaaacataataaaacactatttacCTGTGGGACAGTACCCAAGAGAAAAGATCTGACTTGAAAAATCATGTTGATGCAACTGTCTTCCCTCTCTTAGATCCCAGGAACGAACTGTGTTATCAAGACCGCCCGTCCATAGCCTCGTGCCGTCTGGACTTATGTCTATACACGAAGCACCATCTGTATGACCTTTGGACAAAGTTGAATTGTTAAGACCTAGCCCATTGTCCTAGAAGTTTATCCTATTGGATTGAACATGCTTTCATCATTGGATTAATCTAAGCTTGATTACGTGTATTTGGCTATACTATACAGTATTAAATTTCTTTGTATgaggtattttatatttatttttaacagcaaaacatttttattagcgGAGAATGGAGATGCTAATCCAAATATTTACCAatctgattataatatttatttttatagacagTCCATTTATTAAAGTGAGTTATTagctatctatttttattttttttatttaaatagaggaACTGTGACAATGAACGTCAACAAATATGGTAATTTAAGTTATACTGGTATTTAATGAGATGCACTCGACACATGAACCAATTAgcggtattattaaattaaacacaaatctTACCTTGGAATTGCCTAACTAACGTTTGATTGTGTAGATCCCATACAGCTATATTTCCATCAGAGCAGCAACTAAAACACACCTGCAAGCaccaaaattatgtaaaattacatgCACCGATTTCTACTAACGGGCCGATCTCACTAATATTATGAACTGGCCACTAGAGTCGGCTTCGCATACTCTCAAATAAAGGATTAGCGTTTGGTTTCAATGAGTCACTACGTCGGGTGGTGTACCTTGGAGTCGGGGCTGATGGCGAGCGCGTAGCACGCGGGCGCGGACGACGTGAGCTCGGCGCGCATGCGCGGCGTGGGCGACGACAGGTCCCAGATGGACAGGTTGGACGCCTCGCCGCCCACCAACAGCGTGCGCCCGTCCGGCAGCAGCTTCACCGAGCGGATGTAGTTGTCTCTTTGCTGAGAGGAgggctttattatttttttatggcatcagCTTCCGTCACGGCAAGAGATGATGTCGAAATATGTCACGAAGTGATCTCAAACGAGGGTCACGGGAGGGATATCTTCGATCGTTTGCaattatcgaatttaaatatcaGCCGTTATGAAAAAATTGTTCTAGTTTGACAagtactacatattataaatttcgttaAATTCCTCGGCCCACGCGACAGAGTAGTGATAACGATTAAAGCCGTATCAACTCTAGCACTACAGACGAAAATATCCTCCAACCGGGTCCCACGGCCGACGCCGCAACGAATAGAGAAAGTCACCAAGCAGTCCAGCTGCGAGAGCGGCTCGAGCGCGGCGGGCGAGCCGGGGTCGGTGATGTCCCACAGCTTGACGCAGCCCTTGCCGCCCGTGTAGGCGTGGCGCGCGGCGCCCAGCGACAGCGCCACGGCGCACACCACCTCGCCGTGCGGCAGCGCCGCcaccgcgcgcgcgccgcgggCCACGCCCGCGCCCAGCAGCGCGTCGGCCGGGAACGGCACGGCCTGCAGCGGCCCGCCGCACGAGTGGTACGCGTACGCGCTGCGGGCACACGTACACACACGCGCTACTGATGGCCCGACCCGAAATTGAATCCGTCGGCTCGAAGTCTGTGGCTCTCGAAGGAGACCGTAGAGGGGATTCTTACGCGTACATAGCATCAACGACTCACGAGAGTccccctccacgttaaattgtcatattaatattagtataatctTTATTCGTATGTTAGTCGTCTCACGCGCTCTGACACGAGCGAGCACGAACGTCACGCGTACTGATACACGCTCGTGACGTAACGTGGAGGTGCGTGCCTTCATGAGTGAATTAGTCGATCAAACTTTCGCAGCGTTCAAAGATTGAAGTGTGGTAAATTAGTAAATTTCTACGAATGTAACCTCCATGGATACAGTGACGATGTAatagtgaatttaatttttgcaGTGTCAGTGTTTGTGGCCGAGAGGCGAGAGGCCAGAGGCCCGCGTTAAGTTTCCCGCATATACTCACGGCTTGGCGGGCGGCATGCCGTTGGTGCGCGTGTGTCCGTCGTAGGGCAGCGGCGGGCGGTAGGCGGCGTAGGCGGGGAAGGCGTAGCGCCCCGTGGGGGTGGGAGCGCGGTTCTTGGAACCGGGAGTTCCAGGCTTATCCTGGAACGGTATATATGTCTAGCTGTCTAACTCATACAAAtcagaaacaaaaaaagaaaacaaaatattataattccataatttcaaatcaaacaaacaaacaaacttaaaacaaattttgagATAATCTAAAGAACAATTAAGCACATTGTCCACATTCCAAGTAGCCATAATTTGTTAACTAATTGTAtagataattttactatatatacaaatatttagttaagttcacagtctaaataaattatctggCACGTTAAGCAAAAATTGCTACCTTTTAGGTGAAACACGCtattaaacatgtttttataacGGATATGTGTAATcagtcattatataaaattcctaAATAGCGATCGCAAAAGTATCGAGCAAAGTTTTTCAAAATTTCCGATTCACGCATCGCGCTGTTGAAAGAACGATTTTATTGTGCTTTGGCCATCAATAAGGATTGGTAACTAGGAGAGCTAAAACATCACATGTGCTTAGAAATAAGTCGTTTTTgattgtttcttatttatttttataggaacatatataattcacatttaataattatctttcaCTTACGTCTTTTGAACTCTTGGGTGTCGATCTGCTGGAAGAAGATCCTGACCTTGAAGGAGGTCGTGGACCATTTTCTGTTCTCTCACCGCCCTCTGTGCGTACATTGGGAGATCCTCTTTCCTCCTTTAATCGAGATAAAATTTtcgttttagataaaaatatctcTGTGCAGCTAATCTGATACGCAATTCCTatagttactttatatttttatactacttttccttaagtaataaaatattacaattttttttgttaaaaataaaaagcaaaaactATATCGTAAAGTAAACAGGCTAAgaatatacttttgtttttcataaaaactttataatacgGCAAcattaaacgtattttatttcgTAGTAAGATTATTTCTCATGTAACGTGtacaatataaatgataaataaataatatacgtatcaataatcaaacattttctactaaataatttatttcaaagaaagtTCCAAccatttagttaatttataattccaCAGACATATTGACTTAAGCATCGAATATTTTGAAACtcgaatacaatttattattgtaagtaatTTCATTATCATTGTTATTATCAGTCATAAAGTCAATAGACAAAAAACAACAGTAATATCGGGACGTAATCTCACCTCGTTTGCCACATCAACAACAAGATCTTGATCACTTTTTTCAGCGTCGCTATCCTAGAATATGAcgtttcgtttaaatattttaaaaaaaaataaagttccaACGTACAACTAGCAATTCAGTGAACAGCTATATAAATCGGAGCAACAATTTGAATTCGGAAAAAGCGTTTAAAAGCTGGAAATTAGATGACCGGCTGctgtatttaaaagaatatatttatttaatcttgcaACACTGAAATGTGAACGTCAACGATCAAACACACCAGCCGAGCCACCCGAACCAAAGAAACAAAAAGCTAGTATATACCAAGCGACACATACACTACATAGACTCACATGTCCGAGTACCTTCTCCTCCTTCCTGCGCTTGACGTCCAGCGCCTCGGGCTCCGCGGGCGAGCGCGGCCGGTACTTGTGCTCGCGCTCGTGGGGCGACACCGAGCGCCTTTGCTGTGTAGTAATATCGATAGTGTGGTTATTGCTTATATCGAAGAGACCGTACCCGTAAACCAGGAGATTTAGGGGTCAGTGACTTCCCAGTCAGTGCTAACATTTGTTAGacttattaataagtttaagcttatgtatgtaaataaattaagagaaaaaaaataaaaaatacgctgAGTTAATGTGATAAggaattttttgtatataatataacaggtATGCAtgcatttgtgtgtgtgtgtgtaattttatagatatatttattattatgtatggaTAAACTTCTAAATATATCCTAAATGTATACGTcaaatgtatacataaaacCTATGATAGGCTTTTAAAAGTAATGACAACGAAAGGACTTATCCTTTagttgtcattatttttaataaataccgtTCGCAAAATGCCGTATGcaactttatataaatgttatgttattgagAGTGGGTTTATAGAGTGTATCTTTGTATGGAAGACAAGCCGAACCAACCAAAGTCGAGTGATTTGGacgctttaaatagtttgtctTTATATCGAGTGACGTTATACGGAGTTTACACTGTATTTCATCctgtttaactttattaaagaGTGTTTCCTCACTCGGGTATATTATGTTTAGAACTAAAAGTTCTTAACACACTATGTACATGTATTAATAGatacttattactatttaatagaataatcttttaaatatttaaacacagaataaagttattatatacttattacttcACAATATGTTTGCTTATAATTGCTTTTGTTTTTGCGATAATATGTGGAGAGTTAATGAGTTTTTGTCTTTCCcagtaacaaataataaatgaacataCCTGTTGGCTATGACCTCGTGATGATATCCTATCGTCATCACGGGGCGGAGGTTGTCCGGACATGAGGGGTGGTGGGGCCGGCCCACCCGTTAAGGCTGGAGGTTTAATATCTGAGGGGGGCGGTA carries:
- the LOC125067939 gene encoding protein groucho-like isoform X3, whose translation is MYPTPTRHPAGAVRGPQPTAGPIKFTVADTLERIKEEFNFLQAQYHTLKLECEKLASEKTEMQRHYVMYYEMSYGLNVEMHKQTEIAKRLSAIIGQVLPFLAQEHQQQVASAVERAKQVTMSELNAIIGQQQQQGLQQLLQQIHASAGLPHGVGGAGALLGAGGLLFPGAGPPPTPHLPPPAHKVELPPPSDIKPPALTGGPAPPPLMSGQPPPRDDDRISSRGHSQQQRRSVSPHEREHKYRPRSPAEPEALDVKRRKEEKVLGHVSLCSDSDAEKSDQDLVVDVANEEERGSPNVRTEGGERTENGPRPPSRSGSSSSRSTPKSSKDDKPGTPGSKNRAPTPTGRYAFPAYAAYRPPLPYDGHTRTNGMPPAKPAYAYHSCGGPLQAVPFPADALLGAGVARGARAVAALPHGEVVCAVALSLGAARHAYTGGKGCVKLWDITDPGSPAALEPLSQLDCLQRDNYIRSVKLLPDGRTLLVGGEASNLSIWDLSSPTPRMRAELTSSAPACYALAISPDSKVCFSCCSDGNIAVWDLHNQTLVRQFQGHTDGASCIDISPDGTRLWTGGLDNTVRSWDLREGRQLHQHDFSSQIFSLGYCPTGSWLAVGMENSHVEVLHAGKPDRYQLVLHESCVLSLRFAACGKWFVSTGKDNLLNAWRTPYGASIFQSKESSSVLSCDISADDKFIVTGSGDKKATVYEVMY
- the LOC125067939 gene encoding protein groucho-like isoform X1, whose translation is MYPTPTRHPAGAVRGPQPTAGPIKFTVADTLERIKEEFNFLQAQYHTLKLECEKLASEKTEMQRHYVMYYEMSYGLNVEMHKQTEIAKRLSAIIGQVLPFLAQEHQQQVASAVERAKQVTMSELNAIIGQQQQQGLQQLLQQIHASAGLPHGVGGAGALLGAGGLLFPGAGPPPTPHLPPPAHKVELPPPSDIKPPALTGGPAPPPLMSGQPPPRDDDRISSRGHSQQQRRSVSPHEREHKYRPRSPAEPEALDVKRRKEEKVLGHVSLCSDSDAEKSDQDLVVDVANEEERGSPNVRTEGGERTENGPRPPSRSGSSSSRSTPKSSKDDKPGTPGSKNRAPTPTGRYAFPAYAAYRPPLPYDGHTRTNGMPPAKPAYAYHSCGGPLQAVPFPADALLGAGVARGARAVAALPHGEVVCAVALSLGAARHAYTGGKGCVKLWDITDPGSPAALEPLSQLDCLPSSQQRDNYIRSVKLLPDGRTLLVGGEASNLSIWDLSSPTPRMRAELTSSAPACYALAISPDSKVCFSCCSDGNIAVWDLHNQTLVRQFQGHTDGASCIDISPDGTRLWTGGLDNTVRSWDLREGRQLHQHDFSSQIFSLGYCPTGSWLAVGMENSHVEVLHAGKPDRYQLVLHESCVLSLRFAACGKWFVSTGKDNLLNAWRTPYGASIFQSKESSSVLSCDISADDKFIVTGSGDKKATVYEVMY
- the LOC125067939 gene encoding protein groucho-like isoform X5 gives rise to the protein MYPTPTRHPAGAVRGPQPTAGPIKFTVADTLERIKEEFNFLQAQYHTLKLECEKLASEKTEMQRHYVMYYEMSYGLNVEMHKQTEIAKRLSAIIGQVLPFLAQEHQQQVASAVERAKQVTMSELNAIIGQQQQQGLQQLLQQIHASAGLPHGVGGAGALLGAGGLLFPGAGPPPTPHLPPPAHKVELPPPSDIKPPALTGGPAPPPLMSGQPPPRDDDRISSRGHSQQQRRSVSPHEREHKYRPRSPAEPEALDVKRRKEEKDSDAEKSDQDLVVDVANEEERGSPNVRTEGGERTENGPRPPSRSGSSSSRSTPKSSKDDKPGTPGSKNRAPTPTGRYAFPAYAAYRPPLPYDGHTRTNGMPPAKPAYAYHSCGGPLQAVPFPADALLGAGVARGARAVAALPHGEVVCAVALSLGAARHAYTGGKGCVKLWDITDPGSPAALEPLSQLDCLPSSQQRDNYIRSVKLLPDGRTLLVGGEASNLSIWDLSSPTPRMRAELTSSAPACYALAISPDSKVCFSCCSDGNIAVWDLHNQTLVRQFQGHTDGASCIDISPDGTRLWTGGLDNTVRSWDLREGRQLHQHDFSSQIFSLGYCPTGSWLAVGMENSHVEVLHAGKPDRYQLVLHESCVLSLRFAACGKWFVSTGKDNLLNAWRTPYGASIFQSKESSSVLSCDISADDKFIVTGSGDKKATVYEVMY
- the LOC125067939 gene encoding protein groucho-like isoform X12 → MYPTPTRHPAGAVRGPQPTAGPIKFTVADTLERIKEEFNFLQAQYHTLKLECEKLASEKTEMQRHYVMYYEMSYGLNVEMHKQTEIAKRLSAIIGQVLPFLAQEHQQQVASAVERAKQVTMSELNAIIGQQIHASAGLPHGVGGAGALLGAGGLLFPGAGPPPTPHLPPPAHKVELPPPSDIKPPALTGGPAPPPLMSGQPPPRDDDRISSRGHSQQQRRSVSPHEREHKYRPRSPAEPEALDVKRRKEEKVLGHVSLCSDSDAEKSDQDLVVDVANEEERGSPNVRTEGGERTENGPRPPSRSGSSSSRSTPKSSKDDKPGTPGSKNRAPTPTGRYAFPAYAAYRPPLPYDGHTRTNGMPPAKPAYAYHSCGGPLQAVPFPADALLGAGVARGARAVAALPHGEVVCAVALSLGAARHAYTGGKGCVKLWDITDPGSPAALEPLSQLDCLQRDNYIRSVKLLPDGRTLLVGGEASNLSIWDLSSPTPRMRAELTSSAPACYALAISPDSKVCFSCCSDGNIAVWDLHNQTLVRQFQGHTDGASCIDISPDGTRLWTGGLDNTVRSWDLREGRQLHQHDFSSQIFSLGYCPTGSWLAVGMENSHVEVLHAGKPDRYQLVLHESCVLSLRFAACGKWFVSTGKDNLLNAWRTPYGASIFQSKESSSVLSCDISADDKFIVTGSGDKKATVYEVMY
- the LOC125067939 gene encoding protein groucho-like isoform X6, producing the protein MYPTPTRHPAGAVRGPQPTAGPIKFTVADTLERIKEEFNFLQAQYHTLKLECEKLASEKTEMQRHYVMYYEMSYGLNVEMHKQTEIAKRLSAIIGQVLPFLAQEHQQQVASAVERAKQVTMSELNAIIGQQIHASAGLPHGVGGAGALLGAGGLLFPGAGPPPTPHLPPPAHKVELPPPSDIKPPALTGGPAPPPLMSGQPPPRDDDRISSRGHSQQQRRSVSPHEREHKYRPRSPAEPEALDVKRRKEEKVLGHVSLCSDSDAEKSDQDLVVDVANEEERGSPNVRTEGGERTENGPRPPSRSGSSSSRSTPKSSKDDKPGTPGSKNRAPTPTGRYAFPAYAAYRPPLPYDGHTRTNGMPPAKPAYAYHSCGGPLQAVPFPADALLGAGVARGARAVAALPHGEVVCAVALSLGAARHAYTGGKGCVKLWDITDPGSPAALEPLSQLDCLPSSQQRDNYIRSVKLLPDGRTLLVGGEASNLSIWDLSSPTPRMRAELTSSAPACYALAISPDSKVCFSCCSDGNIAVWDLHNQTLVRQFQGHTDGASCIDISPDGTRLWTGGLDNTVRSWDLREGRQLHQHDFSSQIFSLGYCPTGSWLAVGMENSHVEVLHAGKPDRYQLVLHESCVLSLRFAACGKWFVSTGKDNLLNAWRTPYGASIFQSKESSSVLSCDISADDKFIVTGSGDKKATVYEVMY